One genomic region from Candidatus Hydrogenedentota bacterium encodes:
- a CDS encoding protein kinase: protein MMDRFRLVERLGRGGLGSVWLAEDIQLNNEPVALKILKPELYDDHRAVSDLKREVLLTRRLRHPNILGVYTFWETEANRLITMEYIDGSNLSELLYGQRRPFAPGVIVPWIQQLGEALDYAHGEGILHRDVKPANIMVDEQNRVLLSDFGIARTAREVQARLSGELTSGTLLYVSPEQLMGERLDGRSDLYSLAATFYEMLAGRPPFVSGSIITQIQLKPAPPVNGLPDPINEVLLKGLAKDPNRRYETCGAFCQALIDAIAVSEEVEQPVQAELFSALDEACAESVREATVALDRQDTAALKMRLGMLLIEDGLLTEDQLVQSLEIQKVEGGRLGEILMAHLGLGEGEIARTLSRQIQLPLLAPLPMEEIDPEVAWTITAGLARNRGCLPLKHARGAVMVAMADPLDLRTINELETTFGATVHPLITTPTALEAAISQLWPAEA from the coding sequence ATGATGGACCGTTTTCGGCTGGTGGAGCGGCTCGGCCGGGGCGGCCTGGGATCGGTGTGGCTGGCGGAAGATATACAACTCAACAACGAACCCGTTGCACTTAAAATCCTGAAGCCAGAGCTCTACGATGACCACCGGGCCGTTTCCGACCTCAAACGGGAAGTCCTGCTGACCCGGCGCCTGCGCCACCCGAATATCCTGGGGGTCTACACCTTCTGGGAAACCGAGGCCAACCGCCTCATCACCATGGAATACATCGACGGCAGCAATCTCTCCGAACTGCTCTATGGCCAGCGGCGGCCCTTTGCCCCTGGAGTGATAGTGCCGTGGATTCAGCAGCTCGGGGAGGCCCTGGACTATGCCCACGGCGAGGGTATCCTCCACCGTGACGTCAAACCGGCCAATATCATGGTCGACGAGCAGAACCGGGTCCTGCTTTCGGATTTTGGCATCGCCCGCACCGCCCGCGAGGTGCAGGCGCGCCTGTCCGGAGAATTAACCAGCGGCACCCTGCTCTATGTGAGCCCCGAGCAGCTCATGGGTGAGCGCCTCGACGGCCGCAGCGACCTCTACAGCCTCGCGGCCACCTTCTACGAAATGCTGGCCGGACGTCCCCCCTTCGTCTCCGGCTCCATCATCACCCAGATCCAGTTGAAGCCCGCACCGCCCGTGAACGGGCTGCCCGATCCCATCAATGAGGTGCTTCTGAAGGGGCTGGCCAAAGACCCGAACCGGCGCTACGAAACCTGCGGCGCCTTCTGCCAGGCCCTGATCGATGCGATCGCCGTCTCGGAAGAAGTGGAACAACCCGTCCAGGCGGAATTGTTCAGCGCGCTGGACGAGGCCTGCGCCGAAAGCGTGCGCGAGGCCACCGTCGCCCTGGACCGGCAAGACACCGCCGCCCTGAAGATGCGCCTCGGCATGCTGCTCATCGAAGACGGCCTGCTGACGGAGGACCAGCTCGTGCAGTCGCTGGAGATCCAGAAAGTGGAAGGCGGCCGGCTCGGCGAGATCCTCATGGCCCACCTGGGCCTGGGCGAGGGAGAAATCGCCCGCACCCTGAGTCGCCAGATACAACTCCCCCTGCTCGCCCCCCTGCCCATGGAAGAGATCGACCCCGAAGTCGCCTGGACCATCACCGCCGGCCTCGCCCGCAACCGCGGCTGCCTGCCCCTGAAACACGCCCGCGGCGCCGTGATGGTCGCCATGGCCGACCCCCTCGACCTGCGCACCATCAACGAACTCGAAACCACCTTCGGCGCCACCGTCCACCCCCTCATCACCACCCCCACCGCCCTCGAAGCCGCCATCAGCCAGCTCTGGCCAGCGGAAGCCTAG
- a CDS encoding thioredoxin family protein has product MARTPSTMLPLGTPATPFNLPDATGRVMHFTDFNEERGLLVMFICNHCPYVKLIAPTLARLGRIFQDQCISVVAINSNDVENYPDDRPEKMMDEIIAQGYTFPYLYDATQETAKAYRAACTPDFFLFDGSRRLYYRGQFDDARPGNGIEVTGNDLKTAVDHLLAGDPPPDGQKPSIGCNIKWKTGNVPEYQET; this is encoded by the coding sequence ATGGCACGTACCCCTTCCACCATGCTGCCTCTCGGCACGCCCGCGACGCCCTTCAACCTGCCCGATGCGACGGGGCGTGTGATGCACTTCACGGACTTCAACGAAGAGCGTGGTCTGCTGGTGATGTTTATCTGCAATCACTGCCCCTATGTAAAACTGATTGCGCCCACGCTCGCCCGCCTCGGGCGGATCTTTCAAGATCAGTGCATCAGTGTCGTGGCCATCAATTCGAATGACGTGGAAAACTATCCAGACGACCGTCCCGAGAAGATGATGGACGAAATCATTGCGCAGGGCTATACCTTCCCCTACCTCTACGACGCCACGCAGGAGACTGCCAAGGCCTATCGCGCGGCCTGCACCCCGGATTTCTTTCTCTTTGACGGTTCGCGTCGCCTCTATTACCGTGGCCAGTTCGACGACGCCCGACCGGGAAACGGGATCGAAGTCACCGGCAACGATTTGAAGACTGCTGTCGATCATCTCCTCGCGGGGGATCCCCCGCCCGACGGTCAGAAGCCCAGCATCGGCTGCAACATCAAATGGAAGACGGGGAATGTGCCGGAGTATCAGGAGACGTAG
- the thiL gene encoding thiamine-phosphate kinase has product MTEGLRQLGEFGLISRLTGELHPRGSLRLGIGDDCAEVEVGDTALLLTCDASLEGVHFHRDWGTPEDLGWKAAVSALSDIAAMGGRANFLLVTLALPDDLDVSWVEGAYRGIRDAADFAGAQIVGGDTTASRSGVVLDFSVVGEVVGRAVRRDGAKPGDLLAMTGGIGARGAGLHALLHNVEAPELIAEYLRPFPRLVEGRWLQSQDAVHAMMDVSDGLLPDTRHIARSSGVGLHLYGDRLPAHAAVDRFWTDLGENSAEKRLRSGEEYELLIAVERGEAAALRETFLHTFEVPLTFVGECTDGHEGVMVDGKPAHDGGFEHFRPPR; this is encoded by the coding sequence ATGACGGAAGGGCTGCGCCAGCTTGGTGAATTTGGACTGATTTCGCGCTTGACGGGTGAACTCCATCCCCGCGGGTCGCTTCGCCTGGGAATCGGTGACGACTGTGCCGAGGTCGAGGTGGGCGATACAGCCCTCCTGCTCACCTGCGACGCGTCACTGGAAGGCGTTCACTTTCACCGCGACTGGGGAACACCCGAGGATCTTGGCTGGAAGGCGGCGGTCTCGGCCCTGAGCGACATCGCGGCCATGGGCGGCCGCGCCAATTTCCTTCTGGTAACCCTGGCCCTGCCGGATGATCTGGACGTGAGCTGGGTGGAAGGGGCTTACAGGGGCATACGCGATGCCGCGGATTTCGCCGGTGCCCAAATCGTGGGCGGCGACACCACCGCTTCCCGTTCGGGCGTGGTTCTCGATTTCAGTGTCGTTGGCGAGGTGGTCGGGCGTGCGGTGCGACGCGACGGCGCGAAGCCCGGCGACCTGCTCGCCATGACAGGCGGCATCGGGGCGCGCGGGGCGGGTCTTCACGCCCTTCTTCACAACGTTGAAGCTCCCGAACTCATAGCGGAGTATCTCCGCCCCTTCCCCCGACTCGTGGAGGGCCGATGGCTGCAATCCCAGGACGCGGTTCACGCGATGATGGATGTTTCCGATGGGCTTCTGCCCGATACGCGCCATATCGCGCGGTCCAGCGGCGTGGGGCTCCACTTGTACGGCGATCGCCTTCCGGCGCACGCTGCGGTGGATCGCTTCTGGACCGATCTCGGCGAAAATTCCGCAGAAAAGCGACTCCGAAGTGGCGAGGAATACGAACTGCTCATCGCCGTTGAGCGGGGAGAGGCCGCCGCCCTGCGCGAGACCTTTCTCCACACCTTCGAGGTGCCCCTGACCTTCGTGGGCGAATGCACCGATGGGCATGAGGGCGTGATGGTCGATGGCAAGCCCGCACACGATGGGGGTTTCGAGCACTTCAGACCGCCGCGCTGA
- a CDS encoding NAD(P)H-hydrate dehydratase, with the protein MSNAITRTIAARLLPPRPQDGHKGSFGHVFVIAGSRGFSGAVRLACESAGRSGCGLVTAGVPASLADMAAITLLESMSMALPETPDHTISSSAIESALTFAATKSAAVVGPGISTHPGTWAFVHGFVAQCAPPLVVDADGLNIIAEDLAPLSDRETCTTILTPHPGEMARLARISSQEVQENRASIARQLASATQAIVVLKGHETVVAHPDGTVAINTTGNHGMATGGTGDVLAGLLGGLLAQGMSAWDAARLGVWLHGYAGDCAASQFTARAMLARDLLACIPHAFGALETVG; encoded by the coding sequence ATGTCCAACGCCATCACCCGCACTATCGCCGCCAGGCTGCTTCCACCGCGCCCGCAGGACGGACACAAGGGCAGTTTCGGCCATGTCTTCGTTATTGCCGGATCGCGGGGCTTCTCCGGTGCGGTGCGGCTGGCCTGTGAATCGGCTGGGCGCTCCGGCTGTGGCCTGGTCACGGCGGGCGTCCCCGCGTCGCTGGCGGATATGGCGGCGATCACGCTGCTGGAGTCCATGAGCATGGCCCTGCCCGAAACACCGGACCACACCATCTCTTCCTCGGCTATCGAGTCGGCCCTGACCTTCGCCGCCACGAAGAGCGCGGCGGTGGTGGGTCCGGGAATTTCGACCCATCCGGGGACCTGGGCTTTTGTTCATGGCTTCGTGGCGCAGTGCGCGCCGCCGCTTGTGGTGGACGCCGACGGACTGAACATCATCGCCGAGGATTTGGCCCCGCTGAGCGACCGGGAGACCTGCACGACGATACTGACGCCCCACCCCGGCGAAATGGCGCGCCTGGCCCGGATCTCGTCGCAGGAAGTACAGGAGAATCGTGCGTCTATCGCCCGGCAGCTTGCTTCGGCCACGCAGGCGATCGTGGTGCTCAAGGGGCACGAGACGGTGGTGGCCCACCCGGATGGCACGGTCGCAATAAACACCACGGGCAATCACGGCATGGCCACCGGCGGGACGGGCGATGTGCTCGCGGGCCTTCTCGGCGGCTTGCTGGCCCAGGGCATGAGCGCCTGGGATGCCGCGCGCCTCGGGGTGTGGCTTCATGGTTACGCGGGTGACTGCGCCGCTTCCCAGTTCACCGCGCGGGCCATGCTCGCGCGGGATCTGCTCGCCTGTATCCCCCACGCCTTTGGCGCGCTGGAGACGGTGGGATGA
- the uvrC gene encoding excinuclease ABC subunit UvrC: protein MSTSPEIVRSTSAIEIQTESPDASPDVFVANFDTSTVPTEPGCYIMEDAKGKPIYVGKAKSLRARIRSYINASDSRYSVKFLMRRVSRIQFLVTATEKEALLLENSLIKQHRPRYNVQLKDDKTFISLRIDTRQDFPRITVVRRYKKDGARYFGPYHSASSVRNTLRQLQHLFPLRTCSDNVLNNRTRPCLYYQMKQCVAPCVKYVNRDQYHEILNQVLLILEGKSALLEEQLLAQINECAAKLEFEKAATLRDRLFDLRRTLERQRTVAVPGAEDRDVFGIYHEGNFASIQIIFYRGGKMLGGRNVSFKRQEMPLDDLLGSFVLQYYGEAPAIPSEVLVPIDLESADVLGEILTEQRGGKVQVLWPQRGEKVALVEMANRNAEQSFQEKRLSEAADQDTLKEMMTALKLPKLPERIECFDISTIQGTNTVASMVVFTHGQPDKARYRRFSMKTVDGQDDFASMREVLMRRYTRAIEENDLPDFVLIDGGKGQLGMATAVFKDLGIEDMPHAGIAKSRTQEEGDRSPERFFVPGRMNPIILPQNGPVVQLAARIRNEAHRFAITYHRKKRGKATLRNRLVEIPGIGPKRAKVLLSRLGSMSKVREATIEEIAALPGFSEALAADIHARLRQDEAPEVK from the coding sequence ATGAGCACCTCTCCTGAAATTGTGCGCAGCACCAGCGCTATCGAGATCCAGACTGAATCCCCCGATGCCTCGCCCGACGTATTTGTTGCGAACTTTGATACCAGCACGGTTCCGACAGAGCCGGGCTGTTACATCATGGAAGACGCGAAGGGGAAGCCCATTTACGTGGGCAAAGCCAAGAGCCTTCGTGCGCGCATTCGTTCGTATATCAACGCCAGTGATTCGCGCTACAGCGTGAAGTTTCTCATGCGCCGAGTGTCCCGTATCCAGTTCCTGGTCACGGCCACGGAGAAAGAGGCCCTGCTTCTGGAAAACAGCCTGATCAAGCAGCATCGCCCGCGTTACAATGTGCAGCTCAAGGATGACAAGACTTTCATAAGTCTCCGGATTGACACGCGCCAGGATTTTCCCCGGATTACCGTGGTGCGTCGCTATAAGAAGGATGGTGCGCGCTATTTCGGTCCGTACCACAGCGCCTCTTCCGTGCGGAACACCCTGCGCCAGTTGCAGCACCTTTTTCCCCTGCGCACCTGCTCGGACAATGTGCTGAACAACCGCACCCGCCCCTGCCTTTATTATCAGATGAAGCAGTGCGTAGCCCCCTGTGTGAAGTATGTGAATCGCGATCAGTATCACGAGATTCTGAATCAAGTCCTGCTCATCCTCGAAGGTAAGAGCGCGCTCCTCGAAGAGCAGCTTCTTGCCCAGATCAACGAATGCGCGGCGAAGCTGGAGTTCGAGAAAGCCGCCACCCTGCGGGATCGCCTCTTCGATCTTCGCCGCACGCTGGAGCGTCAGCGCACCGTCGCCGTGCCGGGTGCGGAAGATCGCGACGTATTCGGCATCTATCACGAGGGCAACTTCGCCTCGATTCAGATTATTTTCTATCGCGGCGGCAAGATGCTCGGCGGTCGCAATGTTTCCTTCAAGCGCCAGGAAATGCCCCTCGACGATCTCCTGGGCTCCTTCGTGCTTCAGTACTACGGCGAAGCCCCGGCTATCCCTTCCGAAGTGCTGGTTCCCATCGACCTGGAGAGCGCGGATGTGCTGGGCGAGATCCTGACCGAGCAGCGTGGGGGAAAGGTCCAGGTACTCTGGCCCCAGCGTGGCGAGAAAGTAGCCCTGGTCGAAATGGCCAACCGCAATGCCGAGCAGAGCTTCCAGGAAAAGCGCCTTTCTGAAGCCGCTGATCAGGATACGCTCAAGGAGATGATGACGGCCCTGAAGCTTCCCAAACTTCCCGAGCGCATCGAGTGCTTCGATATCTCTACGATCCAGGGCACCAACACGGTGGCCTCCATGGTGGTTTTCACCCACGGCCAGCCCGACAAGGCCCGCTACCGACGCTTCTCGATGAAGACGGTGGACGGCCAGGACGACTTTGCCAGCATGCGGGAAGTGCTCATGCGCCGCTATACCCGCGCCATTGAGGAGAATGACCTGCCCGATTTCGTTCTTATTGACGGTGGCAAGGGGCAGCTCGGCATGGCCACGGCCGTCTTCAAGGATCTGGGTATCGAGGACATGCCCCATGCGGGCATTGCGAAATCGCGCACCCAGGAGGAGGGGGATCGCTCTCCCGAGCGCTTCTTCGTGCCCGGTCGCATGAACCCCATAATTCTCCCGCAAAATGGCCCCGTGGTTCAGTTGGCCGCCCGAATCCGCAATGAGGCGCACCGCTTCGCCATCACCTACCACCGCAAGAAGCGGGGCAAGGCCACGTTGCGCAATCGTCTCGTGGAGATTCCCGGTATCGGGCCAAAGCGCGCCAAAGTGCTCTTGAGCAGACTCGGCTCCATGTCGAAGGTGCGCGAAGCCACCATTGAAGAGATAGCCGCGCTCCCCGGTTTCAGCGAAGCCCTGGCGGCGGATATCCACGCGCGCCTGCGCCAGGATGAGGCCCCCGAGGTGAAGTGA
- a CDS encoding alpha/beta fold hydrolase translates to MVPWLIGVAVFASVIALVLLYWRVLALTFPEKLATEEVYKLTTQDLWKIRVCRYRKGRTNGQPVLLVHGANVNQHTFTSPKGGNLVEYLVERGFDCWTVDLRGCRSSEAPFERHRNQITTDDLLNYDIPAAIRLVQQETGYAKIHYCGQSLGGMLLYAYVLKFGGDSIASGVTLGSPIGFDGVRVGRSPWMARLIKLNPALAGEVSRGLIPFALLFRSSPLAFPMNLRNIARGLNTGHFYNMLEDPLPGVLRDLITWIRTPGWRMDQGRLDVQEGLKHLDIPLFSIFAPLDPFVPLDKAKAFFDALPAADKRILIASRELGCKRDYNHCDLAFGLEGPREVFGPIARWFEGHSSREQMVQAAPPVSTGYQAPLRPAERAEILSGDSFARLAQQMPLQRSLEAPAAPELRSEAPPAAEAPAPRKAPVRKAPASKAPASKAPASKAPASRDDARTTANKPSARKPVSAERPAAKKPVAKKPAAKKPLASVKPAAKSDGAATAKAKPTPKKAATPAKAAPARPVGKGPDLASASAALSALRPNTPKAGTEKAAPIRVKKSDKAVPTPGKDGPVETPKSVLKALSNASDAMEAFKKKDSKPKK, encoded by the coding sequence ATGGTTCCATGGTTGATTGGTGTGGCTGTTTTCGCCAGCGTCATCGCGCTGGTGTTGCTGTATTGGCGCGTGCTGGCGCTTACCTTTCCAGAAAAGCTCGCCACCGAAGAAGTCTACAAGCTCACCACCCAGGATCTCTGGAAAATCCGTGTTTGCCGCTATCGCAAGGGCCGCACCAACGGACAGCCCGTCCTGCTGGTCCACGGGGCCAACGTCAACCAGCACACCTTCACCTCGCCCAAGGGCGGCAACCTGGTGGAGTATCTCGTGGAGCGCGGCTTCGACTGCTGGACGGTCGACTTGCGGGGTTGCCGTTCTTCCGAAGCGCCCTTTGAACGCCATCGCAATCAGATTACCACGGACGATCTGCTGAACTACGATATCCCCGCCGCAATCCGACTCGTGCAGCAGGAAACGGGTTACGCGAAGATCCACTATTGCGGCCAGTCCCTCGGCGGTATGCTGCTTTACGCCTATGTGCTCAAGTTTGGCGGCGATTCCATCGCCAGCGGCGTCACCCTCGGTTCACCCATCGGATTCGATGGCGTTCGCGTTGGCCGGTCGCCGTGGATGGCCCGTCTCATCAAGCTCAACCCCGCGCTGGCCGGTGAAGTTTCCCGCGGGCTGATTCCCTTTGCGCTTCTGTTTCGCTCCAGCCCCCTGGCCTTCCCCATGAACCTGCGGAACATCGCCCGGGGCCTCAATACGGGTCATTTCTACAACATGCTCGAAGATCCGCTGCCCGGCGTGCTGCGCGATCTCATCACCTGGATCCGGACGCCGGGCTGGCGTATGGACCAGGGGCGGCTTGATGTGCAAGAGGGGCTGAAGCACCTCGATATTCCGCTGTTCAGTATCTTCGCGCCCCTGGACCCCTTCGTGCCCCTCGACAAGGCCAAAGCCTTCTTTGATGCGCTGCCCGCGGCGGATAAGCGGATTCTTATCGCCTCCCGCGAGCTCGGCTGCAAGCGCGACTACAACCATTGCGATCTGGCCTTTGGTCTCGAAGGACCCCGTGAAGTATTCGGGCCCATTGCCCGATGGTTTGAAGGCCACTCCTCCCGCGAGCAGATGGTTCAGGCAGCACCCCCGGTGTCCACGGGATACCAGGCGCCACTTCGTCCGGCCGAACGGGCCGAGATTCTTTCGGGAGATTCCTTCGCGCGCCTGGCCCAGCAGATGCCGCTCCAGCGTAGTCTCGAAGCGCCGGCTGCACCGGAGCTCCGCTCCGAGGCGCCGCCCGCCGCCGAAGCGCCCGCCCCCAGGAAAGCCCCGGTTCGCAAAGCGCCCGCGAGCAAGGCTCCCGCGAGCAAGGCTCCCGCGAGCAAGGCTCCCGCGAGCCGGGACGACGCCCGCACGACCGCCAACAAGCCCTCAGCCCGGAAGCCGGTTTCTGCCGAGCGGCCTGCGGCGAAGAAACCGGTGGCGAAGAAGCCCGCGGCGAAGAAACCGCTCGCAAGCGTCAAGCCGGCGGCGAAAAGCGATGGGGCAGCCACCGCGAAGGCCAAGCCCACACCCAAGAAGGCTGCAACGCCTGCGAAAGCCGCACCCGCTCGGCCGGTTGGCAAGGGCCCCGATCTCGCATCGGCATCGGCGGCATTGTCCGCACTCCGGCCCAACACGCCCAAAGCCGGAACTGAAAAAGCCGCGCCTATCCGCGTGAAGAAGTCCGACAAGGCCGTGCCCACGCCGGGAAAAGATGGCCCCGTAGAAACGCCCAAATCCGTACTCAAGGCCCTCTCGAATGCTTCCGACGCCATGGAGGCCTTCAAGAAGAAAGATTCCAAGCCGAAAAAGTAG
- a CDS encoding methyltransferase domain-containing protein translates to MIKASQITQCRFGAKADRSPGCHVRGGLLSYDIRRYPALLLRDPSGALGALLFNESNRLKAQAMAQADLESAITRFARADVAVERIECLLVGGSEENPWHLEAWRTALRKRAMHFQESDVLGAFYRQLFFDVTTGRAEVYREVASAAQGNPGKAALSLDDSTQVFRERDARGVVANATRFFREAKSFQALKEWIVPEHLELKPETPFVLWSACCSNGAESYSYAMYLHRLFQRLGAVCPMRVVGTDINETLIEWARQGAYQVKPDEWREFRPYFEHYADVDGDRIVFREEIRRFLTFLPHDIKKAPRKHRFQVIVCANVFQYYKDDAREHFLRNFASVLDSPGYIYAGVVHPEIVARAGLESFGRYGMLYKP, encoded by the coding sequence ATGATCAAGGCCAGTCAAATTACCCAGTGCCGTTTCGGCGCCAAGGCCGACCGCAGTCCCGGTTGCCATGTGCGCGGGGGACTCCTGAGCTACGATATTCGCCGCTATCCCGCGCTGCTGCTCCGGGATCCGTCCGGGGCGCTGGGCGCGCTCCTGTTTAACGAGTCCAATCGCCTCAAGGCGCAGGCCATGGCGCAGGCCGACCTGGAGAGCGCCATCACCCGATTTGCGCGGGCGGACGTGGCGGTTGAGCGCATCGAGTGTCTGCTGGTGGGGGGGAGCGAGGAGAATCCCTGGCACTTGGAGGCCTGGCGGACGGCGTTGCGGAAACGCGCCATGCACTTTCAGGAAAGCGATGTTCTCGGGGCCTTCTACCGCCAGCTTTTCTTTGACGTCACGACGGGCCGCGCCGAGGTGTACCGTGAAGTGGCCTCCGCGGCCCAGGGCAATCCCGGCAAAGCGGCCCTCTCGCTGGACGACAGCACCCAGGTCTTCCGCGAGCGTGATGCGCGGGGGGTGGTCGCCAACGCGACCCGTTTTTTCCGTGAGGCGAAATCTTTTCAGGCCCTTAAGGAGTGGATTGTTCCCGAGCACCTCGAACTAAAGCCCGAAACCCCTTTTGTACTCTGGAGCGCGTGCTGTTCCAATGGCGCCGAGTCCTATTCTTACGCCATGTACCTGCACCGACTGTTTCAACGGCTGGGCGCCGTGTGTCCCATGCGGGTCGTGGGCACGGACATCAACGAGACGCTCATCGAATGGGCCCGCCAGGGGGCCTACCAGGTGAAGCCGGATGAATGGCGGGAGTTTCGTCCGTATTTCGAACATTATGCGGACGTGGATGGCGACCGGATCGTGTTTCGAGAAGAAATCCGGCGATTCCTGACCTTTTTGCCCCACGACATCAAGAAGGCGCCCCGAAAGCACCGCTTTCAGGTCATCGTCTGCGCGAATGTCTTCCAGTATTATAAAGACGACGCGCGGGAGCATTTCCTGCGAAATTTTGCCTCGGTGCTGGACTCGCCGGGCTATATCTACGCCGGTGTGGTCCATCCCGAAATTGTGGCGCGCGCGGGGCTGGAGTCTTTCGGTCGCTACGGTATGCTATACAAGCCCTGA
- a CDS encoding alkaline phosphatase family protein encodes MTSLKYRLLVLSTLSAFVLSASAGRVVILGFDGVDPGVAATMMDAGELPNLSKLKDSGTFQPLGSSNPPQSPTAWSSFATCKSPLNHGIFDFLKRDPKSYIPAPGFGKVSDVVLDASGKPSKPAGYTSFRKGDSFWKAASDQGFKVKALLVPFAYPADDLSDECRMLCGLDVPDIRGTQSTYFALSTAFPAEESVAGGVRLPLKLSGGKGTVAVPGIRKPDKTFATVPLEVSVDAAAKSVSLTVQGKTASIKEGEWSEWVEWDFALSPAFNVRAISRYFATEVGQTVRLYMTCLQMHPEEPYIPISSPETYSAELAGKHGLFKTVGWEYDTKALEHGDMTEEMFLEDVKRTMAWQEQLVLDEIDAGNFDLLIGAWTATDRVAHMFWGYRDPKHPLYTEALFKKYGRAVEDTYIKMDGIVGKVMERLQGDDTLMIMSDHGFHSFRKGFSVNTWLVRNGYLTVTGQPDAATAFTDTRFFYNGATKGYTYDWSKSKAYGLGLGMIFLNRQGREKNGIVSAAEAPALIEEIRAKLLEVSDPETGEKVFRSVAVNVDPKGAATADAPDLQLGYAEGYQTEKASSAGAAPKDLFQVNDAKWSGEHASSDPEFTAGILFSNKPLKDGATLLDLGVTSLDLLGAKIPADYEGKSLK; translated from the coding sequence ATGACCTCGCTGAAATACCGCCTTCTTGTGCTTTCCACCCTTAGCGCCTTCGTTCTTTCCGCGTCCGCCGGGCGGGTCGTCATTCTGGGTTTCGACGGGGTCGATCCCGGGGTGGCCGCCACCATGATGGACGCGGGCGAACTGCCCAACCTCTCCAAACTCAAGGACTCCGGCACCTTTCAGCCACTCGGCTCCAGCAACCCGCCCCAGTCGCCCACCGCCTGGTCTTCCTTCGCCACCTGCAAGTCCCCGCTGAACCACGGTATCTTCGACTTCCTTAAGCGCGATCCCAAGTCCTATATTCCCGCACCGGGTTTCGGCAAGGTGAGCGATGTCGTCTTGGACGCGTCGGGAAAACCCAGCAAGCCTGCGGGCTATACGAGCTTTCGCAAGGGCGACAGCTTCTGGAAGGCGGCCTCCGATCAGGGTTTTAAGGTGAAGGCCCTTCTGGTGCCCTTTGCCTATCCGGCCGATGATCTCTCCGACGAGTGCCGTATGCTCTGTGGCCTGGACGTGCCGGATATTCGCGGCACCCAGAGCACCTATTTCGCCCTTTCCACCGCCTTTCCCGCCGAAGAGTCGGTGGCCGGCGGCGTGCGCCTGCCTTTGAAGCTCAGCGGCGGCAAAGGTACCGTGGCCGTACCCGGTATTCGAAAACCGGACAAGACGTTTGCCACCGTGCCCTTGGAGGTAAGCGTCGACGCGGCGGCGAAGTCGGTGTCGCTCACGGTCCAGGGTAAGACCGCATCGATCAAAGAAGGGGAGTGGAGCGAATGGGTCGAGTGGGATTTCGCCCTGTCGCCCGCCTTCAACGTGCGCGCTATCAGCCGCTACTTCGCCACGGAAGTGGGCCAGACCGTCCGCCTTTACATGACATGTCTCCAGATGCACCCGGAGGAACCCTACATTCCCATCAGCAGCCCCGAAACCTATTCCGCGGAGCTGGCCGGGAAGCACGGTCTTTTCAAGACCGTTGGCTGGGAGTATGACACCAAGGCCCTCGAACACGGAGATATGACCGAAGAGATGTTCCTGGAAGATGTGAAACGCACCATGGCGTGGCAGGAGCAACTCGTGCTCGACGAGATTGACGCGGGCAACTTTGATCTGCTCATCGGTGCGTGGACCGCTACGGATCGGGTCGCCCACATGTTCTGGGGCTATCGCGATCCGAAGCATCCCCTATACACCGAGGCCCTGTTCAAGAAATATGGCCGGGCGGTGGAGGATACCTACATTAAGATGGACGGCATTGTGGGCAAGGTCATGGAACGGCTTCAGGGCGACGACACCCTCATGATCATGTCCGACCACGGTTTCCACAGTTTTCGAAAAGGCTTCAGCGTCAATACTTGGCTGGTGCGCAACGGGTACCTCACCGTCACCGGTCAGCCCGACGCGGCCACGGCCTTTACCGATACGCGCTTTTTCTACAACGGCGCGACCAAGGGCTATACCTACGACTGGTCCAAGAGCAAGGCCTACGGACTCGGGCTCGGCATGATCTTTCTCAATCGCCAGGGCCGGGAGAAGAATGGTATCGTGAGTGCCGCCGAAGCACCCGCGTTGATCGAGGAAATTCGCGCGAAGTTGCTAGAGGTGAGCGACCCCGAGACGGGCGAGAAGGTATTCCGCAGCGTCGCCGTCAACGTCGATCCCAAAGGGGCCGCCACGGCGGATGCTCCCGATCTGCAACTGGGCTACGCCGAGGGCTACCAGACGGAAAAGGCCTCTTCTGCCGGCGCCGCGCCGAAAGATCTTTTCCAGGTGAATGATGCGAAGTGGAGCGGGGAGCATGCGAGCTCCGATCCCGAGTTTACCGCCGGAATCCTCTTCTCCAACAAGCCCCTGAAGGATGGCGCCACCCTGCTGGACCTCGGGGTGACCTCCCTGGACCTCCTCGGGGCAAAGATCCCGGCGGATTATGAGGGCAAGTCGCTGAAATAG